The following are from one region of the Capsicum annuum cultivar UCD-10X-F1 chromosome 1, UCD10Xv1.1, whole genome shotgun sequence genome:
- the LOC107863779 gene encoding transcription factor EMB1444 isoform X2: MCDTMVKETLKSLCRSHGWSYGALWGFDQTNSLLLTLQDAYYEEQMGSVIDEMLLQVHILGGGIIGQTAFNKKHKWMFSEANHEKQMPIGSSNNSNLFLDDNEFQQQFSTGIKTIAVISVEPLGVLQFGSTNKLQERTCFVDQARKLFQGIGGSPTSSICENLHFVNSKVLPTANNESLMKESCFLEDLIQSVTCNAENQIMASDVAITFLSENQFENVNQFNYCSSQFDTQLQQGMFPSADFFTGSHGFQDSFLTSTWEDLPSDMSIQDFNYVLPTVPNLFEYGTGAAQSFHEGTAFGSLGGFGVFANEDKTTEQYCTTLLNQDTTGPLNGYIVQCPVNQRNDGAVSTINDNFLDTMGIFSASASLNEQLRFNADSDASVSIQSSITNAFETVEKANCSNMSPLEKMTNLVGVKHESKNPCNWGDLLNPVISTSNSGLTYSNASEFRSRPANRLFSKLGLDQLLDGTLSGSCSFAGSVSNDQLSETSKRRRVGSSSGCNYLPKALGFSSFDRNTKLVQPECDLDRTSNLETKSEVITKLDASTLIGDRCSINARNTILPVKGNEKTSKPTKKKAKPGTRPIPKDRQLIYERLSELRGLIPNGEKMSIDRLLHRTVKHLLFLQGVTKHAEGLKKTEGLKDSKTPFNSKANGTGVTWACEIGEQTMVCPLIVEDLSTPGQMLIEILCNEQGFFLEMVDIIRGFGLNILKGVMESRETKMWAHFVVEAEGNRLVTRHELFSSLVQFLQLTSANEVGMNNQLQNVSGPRNALINDCPNSSAPMSGILPETVRCVR; the protein is encoded by the exons ATTATTAACTTTGCAAGATGCATACTATGAGGAACAAATGGGATCtgtgattgatgaaatgcttctGCAAGTCCATATTCTTGGTGGAGG GATAATTGGCCAAACAGCATTTAATAAGAAGCACAAATGGATGTTTTCAGAAGCTAATCATGAAAAGCAGATGCCCATTGGATCCTCTAATAATTCCAACTTATTCCTG GATGATAATGAGTTTCAACAACAATTTTCAACTGGGATAAAG ACAATTGCTGTAATCTCTGTCGAACCATTGGGTGTTCTGCAATTTGGTTCTACTAATAAG CTTCAAGAGAGGACGTGTTTTGTGGATCAAGCAAGAAAACTTTTCCAGGGGATAGGAGGATCACCGACTTCATCTATCTGCGAGAATCTGCATTTTGTGAATTCCAAAGTTTTGCCAACTGCAAACAATGAAAGTTTAATGAAGGAATCTTGTTTTCTAGAAGATCTCATTCAGTCGGTAACATGCAATGCGGAAAATCAGATTATGGCTTCTGATGTAGCTATAACGTTTTTGAGTGAAAACCAGTTTGAGAATGTGAATCAGTTCAATTATTGCAGCAGCCAATTTGATACTCAACTACAGCAAGGAATGTTCCCATCTGCTGATTTCTTTACCGGCTCCCACGGCTTCCAAGATTCCTTTCTTACATCAACGTGGGAAGATCTACCATCAGATATGAGCATACAAGATTTCAATTATGTCCTTCCCACGGTgccaaacctttttgaatatGGCACAGGGGCAGCTCAAAGCTTTCATGAGGGCACAGCATTCGGTTCCTTAGGTGGATTTGGAGTATTTGCTAATGAGGATAAGACAACCGAGCAGTATTGCACAACGTTGCTGAACCAGGATACTACTGGCCCTCTAAATGGATATATAGTTCAATGTCCTGTCAACCAGAGGAATGATGGAGCAGTTAGTACTATCAACGATAACTTCTTAGATACGATGGGGATCTTCTCAGCCTCTGCTAGTCTAAATGAGCAGCTTAGGTTTAATGCAGACAGTGATGCTTCTGTTTCAATTCAAAGTTCGATCACCAATGCCTTTGAAACTGTTGAAAAAGCGAACTGTTCAAACATGTCTCCCCTTGAGAAAATGACTAATTTAGTTGGTGTAAAGCATGAATCTAAAAATCCATGTAACTGGGGTGATCTTTTGAACCCTGTTATAAGCACTTCCAACTCTGGATTGACCTATAGTAATGCTAGTGAATTCAGATCTAGGCCAGCTAACAGGTTATTCTCCAAACTGGGATTAGACCAGCTTCTGGATGGCACCTTGAGCGGCTCTTGTTCGTTTGCTGGATCTGTTTCCAATGATCAGTTGTCAGAAACAAGTAAGAGAAGAAGAGTAGGAAGTTCTTCGGGATGCAACTATCTTCCAAAGGCCCTTGGTTTTTCTAGCTTTGATAGAAATACAAAGTTGGTGCAGCCTGAATGTGATCTAGATAGGACAAGCAACCTCGAAACCAAGAGTGAGGTCATCACAAAATTGGATGCAAGTACATTAATTGGAGATAGATGCAGCATCAATGCCCGCAATACCATTTTACCAGTTAAGGGCAATGAAAAAACCTCAAAGCCTACCAAGAAGAAAGCTAAACCAGGAACTCGGCCTATTCCTAAGGATCGGCAGCTGATCTATGAACGTCTTTCAGAGTTGCGAGGGCTCATCCCCAATGGCGAGAAG ATGAGCATTGATCGCTTATTACACAGAACTGTAAAGCACTTGCTTTTCTTGCAAGGCGTCACTAAACATGCTGAAGGACTCAAAAAGACTGAAGGTTTGAAG GATTCAAAAACTCCGTTCAACTCCAAGGCTAATGGCACTGGAGTTACATGGGCATGTGAAATTGGCGAGCAAACAATGGTTTGTCCACTGATAGTTGAGGACCTTAGTACACCTGGTCAAATGCTTATAGAA ATACTCTGCAATGAACAAGGTTTCTTTCTGGAGATGGTCGATATAATCCGAGGCTTTGGCTTGAACATATTGAAGGGAGTGATGGAGTCTCGTGAGACAAAGATGTGGGCGCACTTTGTTGTTGAGGCCGAG GGTAACAGGCTAGTAACAAGACACGAGCTTTTTTCATCCCTTGTTCAGTTTTTACAATTGACGAGTGCAAATGAAGTCGGTATGAATAATCAGCTTCAGAATGTATCCGGTCCAAGGAATGCTCTAATAAACGATTGCCCAAATTCTTCTGCACCCATGTCTGGCATCTTACCTGAAACAGTTCGTTGTGTAAGATAG
- the LOC107863779 gene encoding transcription factor EMB1444 isoform X3, producing MGSVIDEMLLQVHILGGGIIGQTAFNKKHKWMFSEANHEKQMPIGSSNNSNLFLDDNEFQQQFSTGIKTIAVISVEPLGVLQFGSTNKLQERTCFVDQARKLFQGIGGSPTSSICENLHFVNSKVLPTANNESLMKESCFLEDLIQSVTCNAENQIMASDVAITFLSENQFENVNQFNYCSSQFDTQLQQGMFPSADFFTGSHGFQDSFLTSTWEDLPSDMSIQDFNYVLPTVPNLFEYGTGAAQSFHEGTAFGSLGGFGVFANEDKTTEQYCTTLLNQDTTGPLNGYIVQCPVNQRNDGAVSTINDNFLDTMGIFSASASLNEQLRFNADSDASVSIQSSITNAFETVEKANCSNMSPLEKMTNLVGVKHESKNPCNWGDLLNPVISTSNSGLTYSNASEFRSRPANRLFSKLGLDQLLDGTLSGSCSFAGSVSNDQLSETSKRRRVGSSSGCNYLPKALGFSSFDRNTKLVQPECDLDRTSNLETKSEVITKLDASTLIGDRCSINARNTILPVKGNEKTSKPTKKKAKPGTRPIPKDRQLIYERLSELRGLIPNGEKMSIDRLLHRTVKHLLFLQGVTKHAEGLKKTEGLKQDSKTPFNSKANGTGVTWACEIGEQTMVCPLIVEDLSTPGQMLIEILCNEQGFFLEMVDIIRGFGLNILKGVMESRETKMWAHFVVEAEGNRLVTRHELFSSLVQFLQLTSANEVGMNNQLQNVSGPRNALINDCPNSSAPMSGILPETVRCVR from the exons ATGGGATCtgtgattgatgaaatgcttctGCAAGTCCATATTCTTGGTGGAGG GATAATTGGCCAAACAGCATTTAATAAGAAGCACAAATGGATGTTTTCAGAAGCTAATCATGAAAAGCAGATGCCCATTGGATCCTCTAATAATTCCAACTTATTCCTG GATGATAATGAGTTTCAACAACAATTTTCAACTGGGATAAAG ACAATTGCTGTAATCTCTGTCGAACCATTGGGTGTTCTGCAATTTGGTTCTACTAATAAG CTTCAAGAGAGGACGTGTTTTGTGGATCAAGCAAGAAAACTTTTCCAGGGGATAGGAGGATCACCGACTTCATCTATCTGCGAGAATCTGCATTTTGTGAATTCCAAAGTTTTGCCAACTGCAAACAATGAAAGTTTAATGAAGGAATCTTGTTTTCTAGAAGATCTCATTCAGTCGGTAACATGCAATGCGGAAAATCAGATTATGGCTTCTGATGTAGCTATAACGTTTTTGAGTGAAAACCAGTTTGAGAATGTGAATCAGTTCAATTATTGCAGCAGCCAATTTGATACTCAACTACAGCAAGGAATGTTCCCATCTGCTGATTTCTTTACCGGCTCCCACGGCTTCCAAGATTCCTTTCTTACATCAACGTGGGAAGATCTACCATCAGATATGAGCATACAAGATTTCAATTATGTCCTTCCCACGGTgccaaacctttttgaatatGGCACAGGGGCAGCTCAAAGCTTTCATGAGGGCACAGCATTCGGTTCCTTAGGTGGATTTGGAGTATTTGCTAATGAGGATAAGACAACCGAGCAGTATTGCACAACGTTGCTGAACCAGGATACTACTGGCCCTCTAAATGGATATATAGTTCAATGTCCTGTCAACCAGAGGAATGATGGAGCAGTTAGTACTATCAACGATAACTTCTTAGATACGATGGGGATCTTCTCAGCCTCTGCTAGTCTAAATGAGCAGCTTAGGTTTAATGCAGACAGTGATGCTTCTGTTTCAATTCAAAGTTCGATCACCAATGCCTTTGAAACTGTTGAAAAAGCGAACTGTTCAAACATGTCTCCCCTTGAGAAAATGACTAATTTAGTTGGTGTAAAGCATGAATCTAAAAATCCATGTAACTGGGGTGATCTTTTGAACCCTGTTATAAGCACTTCCAACTCTGGATTGACCTATAGTAATGCTAGTGAATTCAGATCTAGGCCAGCTAACAGGTTATTCTCCAAACTGGGATTAGACCAGCTTCTGGATGGCACCTTGAGCGGCTCTTGTTCGTTTGCTGGATCTGTTTCCAATGATCAGTTGTCAGAAACAAGTAAGAGAAGAAGAGTAGGAAGTTCTTCGGGATGCAACTATCTTCCAAAGGCCCTTGGTTTTTCTAGCTTTGATAGAAATACAAAGTTGGTGCAGCCTGAATGTGATCTAGATAGGACAAGCAACCTCGAAACCAAGAGTGAGGTCATCACAAAATTGGATGCAAGTACATTAATTGGAGATAGATGCAGCATCAATGCCCGCAATACCATTTTACCAGTTAAGGGCAATGAAAAAACCTCAAAGCCTACCAAGAAGAAAGCTAAACCAGGAACTCGGCCTATTCCTAAGGATCGGCAGCTGATCTATGAACGTCTTTCAGAGTTGCGAGGGCTCATCCCCAATGGCGAGAAG ATGAGCATTGATCGCTTATTACACAGAACTGTAAAGCACTTGCTTTTCTTGCAAGGCGTCACTAAACATGCTGAAGGACTCAAAAAGACTGAAGGTTTGAAG CAGGATTCAAAAACTCCGTTCAACTCCAAGGCTAATGGCACTGGAGTTACATGGGCATGTGAAATTGGCGAGCAAACAATGGTTTGTCCACTGATAGTTGAGGACCTTAGTACACCTGGTCAAATGCTTATAGAA ATACTCTGCAATGAACAAGGTTTCTTTCTGGAGATGGTCGATATAATCCGAGGCTTTGGCTTGAACATATTGAAGGGAGTGATGGAGTCTCGTGAGACAAAGATGTGGGCGCACTTTGTTGTTGAGGCCGAG GGTAACAGGCTAGTAACAAGACACGAGCTTTTTTCATCCCTTGTTCAGTTTTTACAATTGACGAGTGCAAATGAAGTCGGTATGAATAATCAGCTTCAGAATGTATCCGGTCCAAGGAATGCTCTAATAAACGATTGCCCAAATTCTTCTGCACCCATGTCTGGCATCTTACCTGAAACAGTTCGTTGTGTAAGATAG
- the LOC107863779 gene encoding transcription factor EMB1444 isoform X1, protein MCDTMVKETLKSLCRSHGWSYGALWGFDQTNSLLLTLQDAYYEEQMGSVIDEMLLQVHILGGGIIGQTAFNKKHKWMFSEANHEKQMPIGSSNNSNLFLDDNEFQQQFSTGIKTIAVISVEPLGVLQFGSTNKLQERTCFVDQARKLFQGIGGSPTSSICENLHFVNSKVLPTANNESLMKESCFLEDLIQSVTCNAENQIMASDVAITFLSENQFENVNQFNYCSSQFDTQLQQGMFPSADFFTGSHGFQDSFLTSTWEDLPSDMSIQDFNYVLPTVPNLFEYGTGAAQSFHEGTAFGSLGGFGVFANEDKTTEQYCTTLLNQDTTGPLNGYIVQCPVNQRNDGAVSTINDNFLDTMGIFSASASLNEQLRFNADSDASVSIQSSITNAFETVEKANCSNMSPLEKMTNLVGVKHESKNPCNWGDLLNPVISTSNSGLTYSNASEFRSRPANRLFSKLGLDQLLDGTLSGSCSFAGSVSNDQLSETSKRRRVGSSSGCNYLPKALGFSSFDRNTKLVQPECDLDRTSNLETKSEVITKLDASTLIGDRCSINARNTILPVKGNEKTSKPTKKKAKPGTRPIPKDRQLIYERLSELRGLIPNGEKMSIDRLLHRTVKHLLFLQGVTKHAEGLKKTEGLKQDSKTPFNSKANGTGVTWACEIGEQTMVCPLIVEDLSTPGQMLIEILCNEQGFFLEMVDIIRGFGLNILKGVMESRETKMWAHFVVEAEGNRLVTRHELFSSLVQFLQLTSANEVGMNNQLQNVSGPRNALINDCPNSSAPMSGILPETVRCVR, encoded by the exons ATTATTAACTTTGCAAGATGCATACTATGAGGAACAAATGGGATCtgtgattgatgaaatgcttctGCAAGTCCATATTCTTGGTGGAGG GATAATTGGCCAAACAGCATTTAATAAGAAGCACAAATGGATGTTTTCAGAAGCTAATCATGAAAAGCAGATGCCCATTGGATCCTCTAATAATTCCAACTTATTCCTG GATGATAATGAGTTTCAACAACAATTTTCAACTGGGATAAAG ACAATTGCTGTAATCTCTGTCGAACCATTGGGTGTTCTGCAATTTGGTTCTACTAATAAG CTTCAAGAGAGGACGTGTTTTGTGGATCAAGCAAGAAAACTTTTCCAGGGGATAGGAGGATCACCGACTTCATCTATCTGCGAGAATCTGCATTTTGTGAATTCCAAAGTTTTGCCAACTGCAAACAATGAAAGTTTAATGAAGGAATCTTGTTTTCTAGAAGATCTCATTCAGTCGGTAACATGCAATGCGGAAAATCAGATTATGGCTTCTGATGTAGCTATAACGTTTTTGAGTGAAAACCAGTTTGAGAATGTGAATCAGTTCAATTATTGCAGCAGCCAATTTGATACTCAACTACAGCAAGGAATGTTCCCATCTGCTGATTTCTTTACCGGCTCCCACGGCTTCCAAGATTCCTTTCTTACATCAACGTGGGAAGATCTACCATCAGATATGAGCATACAAGATTTCAATTATGTCCTTCCCACGGTgccaaacctttttgaatatGGCACAGGGGCAGCTCAAAGCTTTCATGAGGGCACAGCATTCGGTTCCTTAGGTGGATTTGGAGTATTTGCTAATGAGGATAAGACAACCGAGCAGTATTGCACAACGTTGCTGAACCAGGATACTACTGGCCCTCTAAATGGATATATAGTTCAATGTCCTGTCAACCAGAGGAATGATGGAGCAGTTAGTACTATCAACGATAACTTCTTAGATACGATGGGGATCTTCTCAGCCTCTGCTAGTCTAAATGAGCAGCTTAGGTTTAATGCAGACAGTGATGCTTCTGTTTCAATTCAAAGTTCGATCACCAATGCCTTTGAAACTGTTGAAAAAGCGAACTGTTCAAACATGTCTCCCCTTGAGAAAATGACTAATTTAGTTGGTGTAAAGCATGAATCTAAAAATCCATGTAACTGGGGTGATCTTTTGAACCCTGTTATAAGCACTTCCAACTCTGGATTGACCTATAGTAATGCTAGTGAATTCAGATCTAGGCCAGCTAACAGGTTATTCTCCAAACTGGGATTAGACCAGCTTCTGGATGGCACCTTGAGCGGCTCTTGTTCGTTTGCTGGATCTGTTTCCAATGATCAGTTGTCAGAAACAAGTAAGAGAAGAAGAGTAGGAAGTTCTTCGGGATGCAACTATCTTCCAAAGGCCCTTGGTTTTTCTAGCTTTGATAGAAATACAAAGTTGGTGCAGCCTGAATGTGATCTAGATAGGACAAGCAACCTCGAAACCAAGAGTGAGGTCATCACAAAATTGGATGCAAGTACATTAATTGGAGATAGATGCAGCATCAATGCCCGCAATACCATTTTACCAGTTAAGGGCAATGAAAAAACCTCAAAGCCTACCAAGAAGAAAGCTAAACCAGGAACTCGGCCTATTCCTAAGGATCGGCAGCTGATCTATGAACGTCTTTCAGAGTTGCGAGGGCTCATCCCCAATGGCGAGAAG ATGAGCATTGATCGCTTATTACACAGAACTGTAAAGCACTTGCTTTTCTTGCAAGGCGTCACTAAACATGCTGAAGGACTCAAAAAGACTGAAGGTTTGAAG CAGGATTCAAAAACTCCGTTCAACTCCAAGGCTAATGGCACTGGAGTTACATGGGCATGTGAAATTGGCGAGCAAACAATGGTTTGTCCACTGATAGTTGAGGACCTTAGTACACCTGGTCAAATGCTTATAGAA ATACTCTGCAATGAACAAGGTTTCTTTCTGGAGATGGTCGATATAATCCGAGGCTTTGGCTTGAACATATTGAAGGGAGTGATGGAGTCTCGTGAGACAAAGATGTGGGCGCACTTTGTTGTTGAGGCCGAG GGTAACAGGCTAGTAACAAGACACGAGCTTTTTTCATCCCTTGTTCAGTTTTTACAATTGACGAGTGCAAATGAAGTCGGTATGAATAATCAGCTTCAGAATGTATCCGGTCCAAGGAATGCTCTAATAAACGATTGCCCAAATTCTTCTGCACCCATGTCTGGCATCTTACCTGAAACAGTTCGTTGTGTAAGATAG